A region from the Aegilops tauschii subsp. strangulata cultivar AL8/78 chromosome 5, Aet v6.0, whole genome shotgun sequence genome encodes:
- the LOC109779539 gene encoding uncharacterized protein isoform X1: MPCVAHECHPRLPAANHCRSLSCLGTPAAGWSSGDDDREEDELDTKQYTACIQVILNEMRNREMRKRSSRCSVDSPTLSGAFAWSFTPLHPRSSIEKVSCTEEEKEAASDSDNESEAFFSVKSFFTRSTSRAATVASSTDMDPPATWEGLRGCEGWPFGLCRRPAVPPLPSTPADSWKWRKRSRNLAEHSPAPAYSLKITTNYK; this comes from the exons ATGCCTTGCGTGGCGCACGAGTGCCATCCCAGGCTCCCCGCCGCTAACCACTGCAGGTCCCTCTCCTGCCTCGGCACCCCCGCCGCCGGGTGGAGCTCCGGCGACGACGACCGCGAGGAGGACGAGCTCGACACGAAACAG TATACTGCATGCATTCAGGTGATACTGAACGAAATGAGGAACCGGGAGATGAGGAAGCGGTCGTCCAGGTGCAGCGTGGACTCGCCGACTCTGTCCGGCGCCTTCGCCTGGTCCTTCACTCCGCTCCACCCGAGAAGCTCTATCGAGAAGGTCTCCTGTactgaggaggagaaggaggcggCGAGTGACAGTGACAACGAGAGCGAGGCGTTCTTCTCGGTGAAGAGCTTCTTCACGCGCAGCACGAGCCGGGCGGCGACCGTGGCTTCGTCGACGGACATGGACCCGCCGGCGACGTGGGAGGGCTTACGGGGCTGCGAGGGGTGGCCGTTCGGGCTGTGCCGTCGCCCCGCCGTGCCGCCGCTGCCCAGCACGCCGGCCGACTCTTGGAAATGGCGCAAGCGGAGCAGAAACCTCGCCGAACACAGCCCGGCTCCGGCTTACAGCTTAAAGATCACTACCA ACTACAAATGA
- the LOC109779540 gene encoding uncharacterized protein, with protein MADQEAAEPGPPSWPPWTSLLLRAMSKRRTWAALFLAVYAALLSSSWSLLASVRAWYYAAAAGSAAHPAAWPAALYASVMYGAVFGLLSMGAALAVAAPAMLVTWITVLVLLAFAGKPRRSLVAEARRATADIARLALRVLLCEGNAVAAVCAAASFAALLFGRRDDADAERRLI; from the coding sequence ATGGCGGATCAGGAGGCCGCCGAGCCGGGCCCGCCGTCGTGGCCCCCCTGGACCTCCCTCCTGCTCCGGGCCATGAGCAAGCGCCGCACCTGGGCGGCGCTCTTCCTCGCCGTCTACGCCGCGCTGCTCTCCTCCTCCTGGAGCCTGCTGGCGTCCGTGCGCGCCTGGTACTACGCCGCGGCCGCGGGCTCGGCGGCGCACCCGGCCGCGTGGCCCGCCGCGCTCTACGCCTCCGTCATGTACGGCGCCGTCTTCGGGCTGCTCTCCATGGGCGCCGCGCTGGCCGTCGCCGCGCCCGCCATGCTGGTCACCTGGATCACCGTGCTCGTGCTGCTGGCGTTCGCGGGCAAGCCCCGGCGGTCGCTGGTCGCCGAGGCGCGCCGCGCCACGGCCGACATCGCGCGGCTCGCGCTCCGCGTGCTGCTCTGCGAGGGcaacgccgtcgccgccgtctgCGCCGCCGCCAGCTTCGCCGCCCTCCTCTTCGGCCGCCgcgacgacgccgacgccgagcggcGGCTGATCTGA
- the LOC109779539 gene encoding uncharacterized protein isoform X2, producing MPCVAHECHPRLPAANHCRSLSCLGTPAAGWSSGDDDREEDELDTKQVILNEMRNREMRKRSSRCSVDSPTLSGAFAWSFTPLHPRSSIEKVSCTEEEKEAASDSDNESEAFFSVKSFFTRSTSRAATVASSTDMDPPATWEGLRGCEGWPFGLCRRPAVPPLPSTPADSWKWRKRSRNLAEHSPAPAYSLKITTNYK from the exons ATGCCTTGCGTGGCGCACGAGTGCCATCCCAGGCTCCCCGCCGCTAACCACTGCAGGTCCCTCTCCTGCCTCGGCACCCCCGCCGCCGGGTGGAGCTCCGGCGACGACGACCGCGAGGAGGACGAGCTCGACACGAAACAG GTGATACTGAACGAAATGAGGAACCGGGAGATGAGGAAGCGGTCGTCCAGGTGCAGCGTGGACTCGCCGACTCTGTCCGGCGCCTTCGCCTGGTCCTTCACTCCGCTCCACCCGAGAAGCTCTATCGAGAAGGTCTCCTGTactgaggaggagaaggaggcggCGAGTGACAGTGACAACGAGAGCGAGGCGTTCTTCTCGGTGAAGAGCTTCTTCACGCGCAGCACGAGCCGGGCGGCGACCGTGGCTTCGTCGACGGACATGGACCCGCCGGCGACGTGGGAGGGCTTACGGGGCTGCGAGGGGTGGCCGTTCGGGCTGTGCCGTCGCCCCGCCGTGCCGCCGCTGCCCAGCACGCCGGCCGACTCTTGGAAATGGCGCAAGCGGAGCAGAAACCTCGCCGAACACAGCCCGGCTCCGGCTTACAGCTTAAAGATCACTACCA ACTACAAATGA
- the LOC109779541 gene encoding uncharacterized protein, giving the protein MLQGSGISNQKTLYEVLSVPEDATYDEIRAAYKCAALNTHPDKAQATVESSVCTGEQHGFFGVQKAWETLRYPKCRAEYDKQLQSSRQSIDIIASDIEIEDMTVESSDDGVELLYACRCGDYFSITACELGEMGISVSEDGEIVAQAPDSLPTSIVLGCGSCSLKTRLVINKA; this is encoded by the coding sequence ATGCTTCAAGGCAGCGGCATCTCCAACCAGAAGACCTTGTATGAAGTTCTATCTGTGCCTGAAGATGCTACATATGACGAAATACGTGCAGCATACAAGTGTGCTGCTTTAAACACACATCCTGACAAAGCACAGGCGACTGTCGAGTCATCTGTGTGTACCGGCGAGCAACATGGTTTTTTCGGTGTGCAGAAGGCATGGGAAACCCTACGCTACCCCAAATGTCGAGCAGAGTATGATAAACAGCTTCAATCATCCAGACAGAGCATTGATATTATCGCATCTGATATCGAAATCGAGGATATGACTGTTGAAAGTTCTGACGATGGTGTGGAGCTATTGTACGCCTGCAGATGCGGCGATTATTTTTCGATCACAGCTTGTGAGCTTGGTGAAATGGGAATTTCGGTGAGTGAAGATGGGGAAATAGTAGCGCAGGCACCTGATTCTTTACCAACGTCTATTGTTCTGGGATGTGGCTCATGTTCTCTTAAAACACGACTGGTTATAAATAAAGCTTGA